In Acidobacteriota bacterium, the following are encoded in one genomic region:
- a CDS encoding amino acid adenylation domain-containing protein, which yields MTVAAFLERLSERGIELWADRDELVVRAPRGLIDDQLRGELKRRKAALLTELRQRDDGPPALPALRSDPAARHQPFPLTEIQRAYWFGRNPAFELGAVGIHVYEEISAEDLDVARLEEAWNRVLDRHEMLRCVVLADGRQHILPEVRYRLATIDLRGLPPAAREEQLLSCRRRWEGHVYSPEEWPLFRLVAVRLTAHRWRLFVSIDALHVDMGSFAIVFRDWMTFYREPAAELPKLEVSYRDYALALREVEASQVAERDRDYWRRRAAELPPAPQIAWRCAPGDLPRQRFERRKGRLQAARWQRVKKRAAAAGLTPSGLTLAVFAEVLATWAASPRMTLNVTLFNRLPLHPQVNGLVGDFTSMVLLGVDMAAGESFEERSRGLQKQLWRDLQHRTVSGVETLREVARAQGKQAGELIMPYVFTSTLNLPVQGVLPLKELGERSYNIIQTPQVSLDLQVFEEDGDLVYHWDWVDGLFETSAAEDMFAAFRIALETLADREASWQDPYLPLLPASQVARREVVNATAGPVAESSLVDLLAAAIAEHGDQPAVLAEDRELTFDALDRLANGVAWACREAGLGAERPAGETPVAIVLEKGWQQVVAALGVLRAGAPYLPIDAAQPVRRRDLLLADGDVRWVIAGEPLEDLPPGVQCLPFEASPRPSLPAAWAPRPEDLAYILYTSGSTGSPKGVMIEHRSLVNRILDVNRRFGVGPEDRAFGLTALHHDLSTYDLFGILAAGGALVLPRADGVLDPAHWAERLAAAGVTLWNSVPAFLGLLVEHLEKAHESAEAAPTVQSLRLALLAGDWIPVDLPDRARRLVPGLEFVSLGGPTETTVWDICYPVEEVSPAWSSIPYGRPMTNASYYVLDERLAPRPDGVAGEMYIAGVGLARGYWRDPVKTDERFLDHPETGRRLYRSGDRGRFLADGNLEILGRVDFQLKVRGVRIEAAEVEAAIEAHDDVQRAVVSAAGEGLERQLVAHVVPAVARRSEAVASEASRYRPERSRLAALDQAELKLSLPGLRRDAGVGVTVDLADRAGADGRPARGEASALRRRTCRRYAGGSLPLADLAGLLTALQGERSPAAPLPRYRFPSAGSLYPVQTYLQVAEGGVEGLAGGTYYYHPVEHRLTRLGGEQPIASIHVPHNVAVARQAPFALFFVGALAPVRALYGDLARDFCLLEAGAMLQLLMTEAERWQLGLCPVGDLDVAALTPALRLEPDTVFLHGLLGGRPAPAAAERSPGRPLESRLREWTAERLPAAMVPSAWVVLDELPLTANGKVDRRALPAPRRAVSPASARPPAAPVASAAPEQSAGSALEGRLTALVGEVLGIAEVRPHDRFFEFGANSVDLVRIAIELRRMLDRDLSVVEIFRHPTVASLAAFLDAGTASGVGRRGARRAAARRAAASGRRRRAGREDAG from the coding sequence ATGACCGTCGCCGCCTTCCTCGAGCGCTTGTCGGAGCGCGGTATCGAGCTCTGGGCCGATCGCGACGAGCTGGTGGTGCGTGCTCCTCGCGGTCTGATCGACGATCAACTGCGTGGTGAGCTGAAGCGTCGCAAGGCGGCTCTCTTGACGGAGCTGCGGCAACGGGATGACGGGCCGCCGGCGCTCCCGGCCCTGCGCTCCGACCCGGCGGCGCGCCATCAACCTTTTCCGCTGACGGAGATTCAACGCGCCTACTGGTTCGGCCGCAACCCGGCCTTCGAGCTCGGCGCCGTCGGAATTCACGTCTACGAGGAGATCAGCGCCGAGGACCTCGACGTGGCCCGCCTCGAGGAGGCCTGGAACCGCGTCCTCGACCGCCACGAGATGCTGCGCTGCGTCGTCCTTGCGGACGGTCGACAGCACATCTTGCCGGAAGTGCGCTATCGCCTAGCAACGATTGATTTGCGGGGCCTGCCGCCGGCAGCACGGGAGGAGCAGCTCCTGAGCTGCCGGCGGCGTTGGGAAGGCCACGTCTACAGCCCCGAAGAGTGGCCCCTCTTCCGCCTGGTGGCGGTGCGTCTCACGGCGCACCGCTGGCGCCTGTTCGTCAGCATCGACGCCCTCCATGTCGACATGGGGAGCTTCGCGATCGTCTTCCGTGACTGGATGACCTTCTATCGCGAGCCCGCCGCCGAGCTGCCGAAGCTCGAGGTTTCCTATCGCGACTACGCCCTCGCCCTGCGCGAGGTCGAGGCTTCGCAGGTCGCCGAACGCGACCGCGACTACTGGCGGCGCCGCGCCGCCGAGCTGCCGCCGGCGCCCCAGATCGCCTGGCGCTGCGCCCCAGGGGACTTGCCGCGACAACGCTTCGAGCGCCGCAAGGGGCGCCTCCAGGCCGCCCGCTGGCAGCGCGTGAAGAAACGGGCCGCGGCGGCGGGCCTGACTCCCTCGGGGCTGACGCTGGCGGTCTTTGCCGAGGTTCTCGCCACCTGGGCGGCGAGCCCGCGGATGACCCTCAACGTCACCCTCTTCAACCGCTTGCCGCTCCATCCCCAGGTGAACGGCCTGGTCGGAGATTTCACCTCGATGGTGCTGCTGGGTGTCGACATGGCGGCCGGCGAGAGCTTCGAAGAGCGTTCGCGGGGACTGCAGAAGCAGCTTTGGCGGGATCTCCAGCACCGCACCGTCAGCGGCGTCGAAACCCTGCGCGAGGTGGCCCGGGCGCAGGGCAAGCAGGCCGGCGAGCTGATCATGCCCTACGTCTTCACCAGCACCCTCAACCTGCCGGTTCAGGGTGTCTTGCCGCTCAAGGAGCTGGGGGAGCGCAGCTACAACATCATCCAGACGCCCCAGGTCTCCCTCGACCTGCAGGTCTTCGAGGAGGATGGTGACCTGGTCTATCACTGGGACTGGGTCGACGGGCTGTTCGAGACCAGCGCTGCGGAAGACATGTTCGCCGCCTTCCGGATCGCCCTCGAGACCCTGGCCGATCGCGAGGCGAGCTGGCAGGATCCCTATCTGCCCTTGCTGCCGGCCTCCCAGGTGGCCCGTCGCGAGGTGGTCAACGCCACCGCCGGGCCGGTGGCCGAGAGTAGCCTGGTGGATCTGCTGGCGGCGGCCATCGCCGAGCACGGCGACCAGCCGGCGGTGCTCGCCGAAGATCGCGAGCTGACCTTCGACGCCCTCGATAGGCTCGCCAACGGGGTCGCCTGGGCCTGCCGCGAAGCCGGTCTCGGGGCAGAGCGGCCGGCGGGCGAGACGCCGGTGGCGATCGTGCTCGAGAAGGGCTGGCAGCAGGTGGTCGCGGCCCTCGGCGTGCTGCGCGCCGGTGCCCCCTATCTGCCGATCGATGCGGCGCAGCCGGTGCGTCGGCGTGACCTTCTATTGGCCGATGGCGACGTTCGCTGGGTGATTGCCGGCGAGCCGCTCGAAGACCTGCCACCGGGGGTCCAGTGCCTGCCCTTCGAGGCCAGCCCGCGGCCGTCGCTGCCCGCCGCCTGGGCGCCTCGCCCGGAGGATCTCGCCTACATCCTCTACACCTCCGGCTCGACCGGGTCGCCGAAGGGCGTGATGATCGAGCATCGCAGCCTGGTCAACCGCATTCTGGACGTTAATCGGAGATTCGGGGTCGGTCCCGAGGATCGTGCCTTCGGGCTCACCGCGCTGCATCACGATCTGTCGACCTACGACCTCTTCGGCATCCTGGCGGCGGGCGGAGCGCTGGTCTTGCCGCGCGCCGACGGCGTTCTCGATCCGGCCCACTGGGCCGAGCGGCTCGCCGCCGCGGGGGTCACCCTGTGGAACTCGGTGCCGGCGTTCCTCGGGCTGCTGGTCGAGCACCTCGAGAAGGCCCACGAGTCGGCGGAGGCCGCGCCGACGGTGCAGTCCCTGCGACTCGCCCTGCTGGCCGGCGATTGGATTCCCGTCGACCTTCCGGACCGCGCGCGGCGCTTGGTGCCGGGTCTCGAGTTCGTCAGCCTCGGGGGCCCGACGGAAACCACCGTCTGGGACATCTGCTATCCGGTGGAGGAGGTTTCCCCGGCGTGGAGCAGCATCCCCTACGGCCGGCCGATGACCAATGCCTCCTACTACGTGCTCGACGAGCGGCTGGCGCCGCGGCCCGACGGCGTCGCCGGCGAGATGTACATCGCCGGCGTCGGCCTGGCGCGCGGCTACTGGCGCGATCCGGTCAAGACCGACGAACGCTTCCTGGATCATCCCGAGACGGGCCGTCGCCTCTATCGTTCCGGCGATCGCGGACGGTTCTTGGCGGACGGCAACCTCGAGATCCTCGGCCGGGTCGACTTTCAGCTCAAGGTGCGGGGCGTGCGCATCGAGGCAGCGGAGGTGGAGGCCGCCATCGAGGCCCACGACGACGTCCAACGGGCGGTGGTGTCGGCGGCCGGCGAAGGTCTCGAGCGGCAGCTGGTGGCCCACGTCGTGCCGGCCGTGGCGCGGCGGTCGGAAGCGGTGGCGTCGGAGGCCTCCCGCTACCGGCCGGAGCGCAGCCGCCTCGCCGCCCTCGATCAGGCGGAGCTCAAGCTGTCGCTGCCGGGGTTGCGACGGGACGCCGGGGTCGGCGTGACGGTCGACCTCGCCGACCGGGCCGGCGCCGACGGCCGACCAGCCCGCGGCGAGGCCAGTGCCCTGCGCCGTCGGACCTGCCGGCGCTACGCCGGCGGCTCGCTGCCGCTGGCCGACCTCGCCGGCTTGCTGACGGCCTTGCAGGGCGAGCGCTCGCCGGCGGCGCCCTTGCCGCGCTATCGCTTTCCCTCGGCGGGCAGCCTCTACCCGGTGCAGACCTATCTGCAGGTTGCCGAAGGAGGCGTCGAGGGCCTCGCCGGTGGCACCTACTACTACCACCCGGTCGAGCATCGCTTGACCCGCCTCGGCGGCGAGCAGCCGATCGCCTCCATCCACGTGCCGCACAACGTCGCGGTGGCGCGCCAGGCGCCCTTCGCCCTCTTCTTCGTCGGCGCCCTGGCACCGGTGCGGGCCCTCTACGGCGATCTGGCGCGCGACTTCTGTCTCCTCGAAGCCGGCGCCATGTTGCAGCTCCTGATGACCGAGGCGGAGCGCTGGCAGCTCGGTCTCTGTCCGGTCGGCGACCTGGATGTCGCCGCCCTCACGCCGGCCCTGCGTCTCGAGCCGGACACCGTCTTTCTTCATGGCCTTCTCGGCGGCCGACCCGCCCCCGCCGCGGCGGAACGGTCGCCGGGGAGGCCCCTCGAGTCGCGCCTGCGGGAGTGGACCGCCGAACGCTTGCCGGCGGCGATGGTGCCCAGCGCCTGGGTGGTGCTCGACGAGCTGCCCCTGACCGCCAACGGCAAGGTCGACCGGCGAGCGCTGCCGGCACCGCGACGGGCGGTCTCGCCGGCGTCGGCGCGACCGCCCGCGGCGCCGGTCGCCTCGGCGGCGCCGGAGCAGTCGGCGGGCAGCGCCCTCGAGGGCCGCCTGACGGCGCTGGTGGGAGAGGTCCTCGGGATCGCCGAGGTGCGTCCCCACGACCGCTTCTTCGAGTTCGGGGCCAACTCCGTGGATCTGGTGCGCATCGCCATCGAGCTGCGCCGGATGCTCGATCGAGATCTCTCGGTCGTCGAGATCTTTCGTCACCCGACGGTGGCTTCCCTGGCCGCCTTCCTCGACGCCGGAACCGCCAGCGGCGTCGGTCGGCGGGGGGCGCGACGAGCGGCGGCGCGGCGAGCCGCCGCCAGCGGTCGGCGCCGGCGCGCTGGCCGGGAGGACGCCGGATGA